In the genome of Pseudomonas putida, one region contains:
- a CDS encoding LysE family translocator, which produces MSLSLSMAAFALAASISPGPVNIVALGSGVRHGLRASLGHVAGATLGFCLLLVLVGLGLHELLIRWPLLGRLLHGGGVMFLLYMAWKLASDNGQLTTEHQDGAPSAWHGAVMQWLNPKAWLAAVAGIGAYTGGEQHLLWLFTWIYGPICFVSIASWAWAGSVIRQYLGNPRHLRVFNRALAALLLASALYLALG; this is translated from the coding sequence ATGAGCCTGTCTCTGTCCATGGCTGCTTTCGCCTTGGCGGCATCCATTTCACCCGGCCCGGTCAACATCGTCGCGTTAGGCAGTGGTGTTCGCCACGGTCTGCGCGCAAGCCTCGGCCATGTCGCCGGGGCGACCCTGGGTTTTTGCCTGTTGCTGGTGCTGGTTGGCCTGGGCCTGCACGAACTGCTGATCCGCTGGCCGCTGCTGGGCCGCTTGCTGCATGGCGGCGGGGTCATGTTCTTGCTGTACATGGCCTGGAAGCTGGCCAGTGACAACGGCCAGTTGACTACTGAGCATCAGGACGGCGCGCCTTCAGCCTGGCATGGCGCGGTCATGCAGTGGCTCAATCCCAAGGCCTGGCTGGCCGCTGTGGCAGGCATTGGTGCCTACACAGGAGGTGAGCAACATTTATTGTGGCTGTTTACGTGGATCTATGGGCCGATCTGCTTTGTCTCGATTGCCAGTTGGGCCTGGGCTGGCAGTGTGATTCGCCAATACCTGGGCAACCCGCGGCATCTGCGGGTGTTCAACCGCGCCTTGGCAGCGCTGTTGCTGGCCAGCGCGCTGTACCTGGCCTTGGGCTGA
- a CDS encoding TerC family protein has translation MEWLADPTAWLGLATLIVLELVLGIDNLVFIAILADKLPPHQRDRARVIGLSLALIMRLGLLASISWMVTLTAPLFEVLGKSFSGRDLIMLFGGVFLLFKATMELHERLEGHVAQASGATRHAAFWPIVAQIVVLDAVFSLDAVITAVGMVEHLSVMMIAVIFSIGIMIVASKPLTRFVNAHPTVIMLCLGFLMMIGFSLTAEGLGFHIPKGYLYAAIGFSLLIELFNQLARARRKRSLQQHRPLRERTAHAVLRLMGGRRVEADEVGDEIADLVEGSGEQVVFDRRERVMISGVLNLAERPIRTVMTVRVKVDAIDLGQPADAIAQALAHSPYSRLPLIRDGRIEEPLGFVHKKELLKELLSGGHPDLERLARAPLNLLESFSILNALEQMRAQSTHIAFVVNEFGDFTGLLTMTDILESIAGELPDASEVTGPGIVEEAGAFVVSGALNLSQVQARTGFSARATEDYQTLAGLVMSLLDRLPVVGDRLAFNGWTLTVMAVEERRVRQVRLTPSDDAGVAGA, from the coding sequence ATGGAATGGCTAGCCGATCCTACGGCCTGGCTGGGCCTTGCCACGCTTATCGTGCTCGAGTTGGTGCTGGGCATCGACAACCTGGTGTTCATCGCCATCCTGGCCGACAAGCTGCCACCCCATCAGCGCGACCGTGCACGGGTCATCGGCCTGAGTCTGGCGTTGATCATGCGCCTGGGCCTACTGGCCAGTATTTCCTGGATGGTCACCTTGACTGCGCCGCTGTTCGAGGTGCTTGGCAAGAGCTTCTCGGGGCGCGACCTGATCATGCTGTTCGGTGGTGTGTTCCTGCTGTTCAAGGCCACCATGGAACTGCACGAGCGCTTGGAGGGGCATGTGGCCCAGGCCAGCGGTGCGACCCGACATGCGGCGTTCTGGCCCATCGTGGCGCAGATCGTGGTGCTGGATGCGGTGTTTTCTCTGGACGCGGTGATCACCGCGGTGGGCATGGTCGAGCATTTGTCTGTGATGATGATCGCGGTGATCTTCTCCATCGGCATCATGATCGTCGCCAGCAAGCCGCTGACTCGCTTCGTCAATGCCCACCCCACAGTGATCATGCTGTGCCTGGGCTTCCTGATGATGATCGGCTTCAGCCTGACTGCCGAGGGCCTGGGCTTCCACATCCCGAAAGGCTACTTGTACGCGGCCATTGGCTTTTCGTTGCTGATCGAACTGTTCAACCAGTTGGCGCGGGCGCGCCGCAAGCGCAGCTTGCAACAGCATCGGCCGCTGCGCGAGCGCACTGCCCATGCCGTATTGCGGCTGATGGGCGGGCGTCGGGTGGAGGCTGACGAAGTGGGTGATGAGATCGCCGACCTGGTCGAAGGCAGTGGCGAGCAGGTGGTCTTCGACCGTCGCGAGCGGGTGATGATCAGTGGCGTGCTGAACCTGGCCGAGCGACCGATCCGCACGGTAATGACGGTTCGCGTGAAGGTCGATGCCATCGATCTGGGCCAACCCGCCGATGCCATCGCCCAGGCTTTGGCCCATTCGCCGTATTCACGTCTGCCGCTGATTCGCGATGGGCGGATCGAGGAGCCGTTGGGCTTCGTGCACAAAAAGGAGCTGCTCAAGGAGTTGTTGTCGGGTGGGCACCCTGACCTGGAGCGCCTGGCGCGTGCACCGCTGAACCTGCTGGAAAGCTTCAGCATTCTCAATGCCCTGGAGCAGATGCGCGCCCAATCGACGCACATCGCCTTCGTGGTCAATGAGTTCGGTGATTTTACGGGCTTGCTGACCATGACCGACATCCTCGAATCGATCGCTGGGGAACTGCCAGACGCCAGTGAAGTGACCGGTCCGGGCATTGTCGAAGAGGCGGGAGCATTCGTCGTCAGTGGCGCACTGAACCTGAGCCAGGTGCAGGCAAGGACTGGTTTCAGCGCTCGCGCCACCGAGGATTACCAGACCCTCGCGGGTCTGGTGATGAGTTTGCTGGATCGTCTGCCGGTGGTGGGGGATCGCCTGGCCTTCAATGGCTGGACGCTGACGGTGATGGCGGTGGAGGAACGCAGGGTGCGTCAGGTTCGCCTTACACCGAGCGACGACGCTGGCGTAGCAGGTGCTTGA
- a CDS encoding AraC family transcriptional regulator, with protein MIEVSRFWRDPALPFVEARRVGDGRQVCYAPHSHESFSIGVITGGRSTYVTGTTQREVSAGTTVLMNPGVVHTCNPLKGEPWSYLMLFVDLPWLQAQGFELPVATYSTSPVLYGRLLEVFAALFDDQRTDRQACLGAFFRALPGYLDDAPFLPIQANPRLDAAAAFIRAHRLDPLTIEDICAAVGLSRAYLIRAFGQRFGLTPHGYLLDQRVQHARAQLRQGRAIAEVAVEAGFADQAHLQRAFKQHLAATPGHYRLGR; from the coding sequence ATGATCGAGGTGTCGCGGTTCTGGCGGGATCCGGCTTTGCCCTTCGTCGAGGCTCGGCGAGTAGGGGATGGGCGTCAGGTGTGCTATGCGCCCCATTCCCACGAGAGCTTTTCGATTGGCGTGATCACCGGGGGGCGCAGCACCTATGTGACTGGCACCACACAAAGGGAGGTCAGCGCGGGGACCACCGTGCTGATGAACCCCGGCGTGGTGCATACCTGCAACCCTCTCAAGGGCGAGCCTTGGTCCTACCTGATGCTGTTCGTCGATCTGCCGTGGTTGCAGGCCCAGGGCTTCGAGCTGCCCGTGGCGACGTACAGCACCTCACCGGTGCTCTACGGCCGGCTGCTGGAAGTCTTTGCCGCACTGTTCGATGATCAGCGTACTGACCGTCAAGCCTGCCTGGGCGCGTTTTTCAGGGCGTTGCCGGGCTACCTCGACGATGCGCCCTTCCTGCCGATACAGGCTAATCCACGGCTGGATGCCGCTGCTGCGTTCATTCGTGCCCATCGGCTTGATCCGTTGACGATCGAGGACATCTGCGCTGCCGTCGGCCTGTCGCGGGCCTACCTGATCCGCGCCTTTGGCCAGCGTTTCGGCCTGACCCCCCATGGCTACCTGCTGGACCAGCGCGTGCAGCACGCCCGAGCGCAGTTGCGTCAGGGCCGGGCGATTGCCGAGGTGGCAGTGGAGGCGGGCTTTGCCGATCAGGCGCATCTGCAACGGGCATTCAAGCAGCACTTGGCGGCGACTCCCGGGCATTATCGGTTGGGCCGGTAG